CGCTCTCGGTGACTATCCCGTCGAGAGCGACGCCGCCACCGTCGTGCGAATGCTGCTCCAGCAAGTCATTCCAAGTCTTGCACGGGCAGATATAGCCGAGCGGCGCCCCATCCTGACTGTCGGAACGCTCGACAGTCTCATCCAGAAGGTCGGTGCACTGATCGAACTCGACCGATACCGCTACCTCCCCGACCCGCCCGATTGCGCTCAGCTACTCGACTCTCTCCGCCAATTGCGAATAATCGCGTCCGCCAGTGCAGGATCGGACTCATCAGTCCGCCTATCCATGCGGGCCGCTGCTGGGCGACACACGGGAACCGCTCGGATCGCCGCAGCAGCTACCGTTGCGACCGAGCGCTCTTCCGCAGCCTTGCAGAAAGAGGCTGATCGAATGCAACTTGCGCTCGCAGACGCGGGGTACGCGGTCGCCGTAGTGCCGAGCCTCTCCGATCACACGATGATGAGTTGGCCGCCCGGAGACCTAGCGATTATCGTGGAAGGAGAGTGCCTCCTCGCCCATCTAATTGCTCTCGCATCTCTCGCGGATGCTGCGAGAACTGCTGTCGAACATCCAGACCGGCGTATATGGATTGGACTGCGCTCAGCTAACGGCTACTTGTCTGCCTCGATCTTCCAGGTTGCGCATCACGGGGTGATCCCACTTGGCGATCGTGGAGCGCCGTCCGCATTCGCAGGCTCGATCGCTGCGACCCCAATTTCTGATCCCTATGCGGCTTACCTCAAGCAAGCTCGTCGTCTCTCATCGATCGCAGCCGTCATCGCGATCCGCGGGAGCACTCTGATTCCCGACGTGGAAGGACGGGTGCTTGACGAATCCTGGGACCGTCTCGTCGGCCTCAAAGCGCAGATCGATGAACTCACCTCCGCTCACGCCGGGACCGAGTACGTGTCCGCGCTCAGCAACATCTTGACGGTCATCGGCGCAGCGATCACTGATGACCTGTCGGCTGCAATTGGCCTAGCGGAGAAGGGGCAATCTGGATGGGATGAGATCGCGAGCCTGCAGAGTCCGATGCTGCTTGATACGGAACAGGCGGCCATATCGGGCACTGACGCTGCGATTGTCTATGGTACGGCTGTTGTCATCGCGGACATCGAGGACGATTTTGTGGGTGCGGATGCCCGCGTTGCACACATGCAGGAACATGAGGCGAGTTCCTAAGTCGGTAGGTCGTCATTTATGGAATGGCTGGCAGATCCTCGGTGCAGGGTTTCTTGACGTGCCGTCAGAGACTACCGGAATCATGCAAACCGGGCATATCGTGACGTGCTCTGCTCGCGTCCGCCATACCGAGACGCGACATCGCCCCGACCCTAACGGGCACGACACGTCGCGCGCATCCGCCTCACCGGCGCATCGTTACAACGACGCAAGCTCCGCAAGCAGCTTCGCCACGGATCGCGGCCAATCGACCAACCCGGCGATCGAATCACGAAGAACGATCGCCTGAGCGCGCGCCACGTCCGGGGCATCGAGGACACGTTGGATCGCGTCAACCCACTCGTCCACCGCAAACCCGGACCGCGTATTGGCCGTCGATGCGATCGAGGACGGGCTCGTGTCGATAGACGAGTCACGAATGAACTCCGCAAGGCCCGACTCCGCACTAATGATGACCGGGACACCGCTCGCGATCGCTTCATACGCGGCCAGACCGAAGCCTTCATGCCGTGAAGGCATCAGCAGTACTCGCGCTTGCGCGAGATCCTGCATGATGTCCTCCTCCGTCTCGGAGAACGGACGCAGGTGGTACGGCACGCGTCCTTCCATAATTAGGTCCAGACGCTCCTTGACCTCCCTGGCCGCCGCGTCGGGCACACCTCGAATGATGAGGACGGGACGATGCGACGCCTTCGAGGGCCACTTGTCGACGACTCTAAGCATCGCTTCCGCAGCGATATCGATGCCCTTCGAGCGAAAGTCTTCCGCGCGTCCCACGAGCAACACATGGTTGCGTACGGGGGCGTGAGTTTTGCTGACATCAAAAGTGTCACGCAAGCCCGGCATCAAACCGATCACAGGGGTCGTGGGCCCGCGTCCGATGAGATCGTCACGGATACTTGCTGCGAGCAGCGGTCCCACGCCGACTACGAGATGTGCCGACCGCGCGAGTTCCTGCTCCAACCGCCGACGGGCCGCGGAATCCGACATACGCGAAGGCCCGCCGGGCACTTCCTTCGCCGACTCCAGTTGTTCAGCGTCCGTATGGACGAAATGCACACGACGTGCCTCTGGGAAGAACTCTTGCTGTTGAGCAGCCGCATAGGGACCGAGAAGACGCCCGTGTCCGACGATCACGTCAGGGACCCACGATTGATCCGCGAAGATGGGACGAAGAAGCAATGCCTCACGATCGGTCAAACCTGGCACTCGGGCCGGCGTCACGAGTGCAACATTGGCATCCGATGCAGCCTTGATATCTTCCGCGGACGCGTCCGCAACCATGACCGCCGCATCAATACCCGTCGCGGCAAGAGCGATCGCCAACTCGCGATTCACCGTGGAGATGCCGCCCCGTCCCGAACGCCACTCATCACACACAAGCAAGAACCGGTCAAGTCGGCGCGGCGGCACATTCGCTGCGTCGGGGGCCGGAAGCGGGAGACCTCTGGTCAGCAGGCTTAGCGCCTCTTGCGTAGAACGCGGATCCTCCGAAACCGAGAGATCACCACCCGGCGCAGCGGCGACGAACTGCCATGTCATCTCCGCGTCCGCTGTGCCAACCAGCACCGAGTCGAATCCGACGCCGTCATCGCCTCGAACAAGCCGCGCAGCGAAATCGGATGTAGTAACACCGCCCCGTCGACCGGCAGGCTCGTCAGCAGGATCTCCGTAGAACAGGATCACAGCCGCGATGCTCGCCTCGTCACGGAACGATCGGCGCAACTGCACCGACGTCGCCAGCATTTCCGACGCGCGATTTCGGAAGTTCTTCAGGAAGTACCGGCGATTGAAGATCTTCAGCTCTATAGCGAGAGGCGGAGCATCGCCTTGCGTCACGAGAATATCCGCACCGGAATCCCAGCCGCGCCGATTCTGCTGACCGCCCACTAGCTCCGCAAAATAGTTCTCGATTGCGAGATAGTTGCCGGCGGCCCGAGGATCTGCACGTGGACCCTGCAACAGCGACACCAAATGCTGTTCGACTGACTCCTCCATGGCGACCAGCATAGACGGCTCGCGAACGACGCCGGCCGCCGCAACCGTGAACGCAGCGTGTGTTGCGGCGTTCTGCAGCGACTGTTGGCACCATCAGCGTATGGGCTTCTACTTCGTGTGCCTTGGCCGGCGCAGCGGCCGTACCGCCTGCACGTTGAAGGCGCAGCAGGCGCATCTGACCGAGCAGGCCGTCCAGAGACTGATCAACAGATCAGTCTCACCTCGCAGGAACGGCAGAGCGTAGAGGAACAGCTCCTCGCTGAATCTAAGGCGACCG
The nucleotide sequence above comes from Arthrobacter woluwensis. Encoded proteins:
- a CDS encoding glycosyltransferase family 4 protein, producing the protein MEESVEQHLVSLLQGPRADPRAAGNYLAIENYFAELVGGQQNRRGWDSGADILVTQGDAPPLAIELKIFNRRYFLKNFRNRASEMLATSVQLRRSFRDEASIAAVILFYGDPADEPAGRRGGVTTSDFAARLVRGDDGVGFDSVLVGTADAEMTWQFVAAAPGGDLSVSEDPRSTQEALSLLTRGLPLPAPDAANVPPRRLDRFLLVCDEWRSGRGGISTVNRELAIALAATGIDAAVMVADASAEDIKAASDANVALVTPARVPGLTDREALLLRPIFADQSWVPDVIVGHGRLLGPYAAAQQQEFFPEARRVHFVHTDAEQLESAKEVPGGPSRMSDSAARRRLEQELARSAHLVVGVGPLLAASIRDDLIGRGPTTPVIGLMPGLRDTFDVSKTHAPVRNHVLLVGRAEDFRSKGIDIAAEAMLRVVDKWPSKASHRPVLIIRGVPDAAAREVKERLDLIMEGRVPYHLRPFSETEEDIMQDLAQARVLLMPSRHEGFGLAAYEAIASGVPVIISAESGLAEFIRDSSIDTSPSSIASTANTRSGFAVDEWVDAIQRVLDAPDVARAQAIVLRDSIAGLVDWPRSVAKLLAELASL